The Gemmatimonadota bacterium DNA window CGCCGACCTCTGGCGCGAACGCCCCTTTGCACAGATTCTTGCTGTCGAACATCCACCGACGGTCACCCTCCCTGGTGCCGACACGCGCCGCTGGGGCGATATCGCCGTCTCCTTCTTTCGGGCCCCATGACTCGCATCGCGATCTACCCTGGCTCGTTCGATCCGCCGACCCGCGGGCACGAGGATCTCATCCGCCGGGCGCTGACGATGGTCGATCGGCTCATCGTCGCCGTCGCCATCAACCCCGCGAAGGAGCCGCTCTTCACGGTGGAGGAGCGACTCGCCATGCTCGAGGAGGTGACCGACCGCGATCCGCGGATCGAGTACGCCTCCTTCTCGGGGCTGCTGGCCGACTTTGCCCGAAAGCGGAACGCCACGATTGTCGTGCGCGGCCTGCGCGCCGTCAGCGACTTCGAATATGAATTCCAGATGGCGATGATGAATCGCAAGCTGCACGGCTCGCTCGAGACGGTCTTTCTCGTCCCGGCGGTCGACCTGACCTATCTGTCGTCATCGCTGGTGCGCACCGCCGCCCGCTTCGGCGGCAACCTCGATGGGCTGATCCATCCGGCGGTGGCGAAGGCGCTCGCCAAGCGGTTCGGGCGGTGAGCTTTCGTGAGTCACTGCGCGCGCGGGCCGCTGGTGCCGGCGCGACGCTCGTCTTTCCCGAGGGCGATGACCCGCGCGTGCGAGAGGCCGCGGCAACGCTCGCCAGACTCGGCATCGCCGACTCGATCCTCCTGGGCGCGGGCCAGATCGACCCCGAACGGGATGAACGGCTCCCCGAGGTCGCCAATTGGCTGCGGCATCGTCGGCCCGCCTCGGTGCGCGACGGCGTACACGCCCTCGACCTGGCGGCGGACCCACTGCGCTTCGGCGCCGGATTGGTTGGTCTCGGGTTGGCGGACGGCTGCATCGCGGGGTCCGTCGCCCCGACGGCCGACGTCCTCCGCGCCGCCCTCTGGGCGATCGGGCTTGCCGACGGCATCACCGCGGTCACCTCGGCGATGTACCTCGGACTTCCGGACGATCGGGTACTCACCTACACCGACATTGCGGTGATCCCGCTGCCCACCCCCGAACAGATGGCCGCCGCCGCGGTCGCTGCCGTCGCCGACCGACGGGCGCTGGTGGGCGACGAGCCGGTCGTCGCGTTCCTGTCGTACAGCACCCTCGGGAGCGCCGCCGGGCCGGAGATCGACCGGGTGCGGGCTGCCGTGGAGCTCTTTCGGGCCCTCGCGCCGGGCATCCCGGCCGACGGCGAGCTGCAGGCCGATGCCGCCCTCGACGCGTCGGTGGCCGCCCGGAAGTGTCCGACGTCGCCGGTCGGGGGGCGGGCCAATATCCTGGTCTTTCCGTCGCTCGAGGCAGGGAACATTGCCTACAAGCTGACGGAGCGGCTGGCGGGCGCGTCGGCGGCCGGGCCGTTGCTGCAGGGACTCGCCCGCCCGATGTCCGACCTGTCGCGCGGGGCCACACCGGACGATATTGTGGACGTTGCCGCGATGGTGGTGTTGCAGGCCACCCTGCGGATGCACTCGACTCAAGGAGCAGGAACTGATGGCGTTCACTGAAACGCGTGATGCAGGCGGCGTCGTGGTGGTGGCCGTGGAAGGGCAGTTGATCGTGGCCAATCGGCAGGAGCTCAAGCAGCTGCTGCAGGACGCCCTCGATCGCGGCGATCGCCGCTTCGTCCTCGACTTCACCCCCACGGCCTACATCGACTCGTCCGGTCTCGGTGCGCTGGTCTCGGTGAATCGCAAGGTGCGCGAGGCCGGCGGCGAGTTGCGCCTGGCCGGACTCAACGAGGACCTGCGGGCCCTCTTCGAGCTGACCAAGCTCGACACCTTGTTCACCATCGCCGACACGCCGGCCGGGGCGCTCGTCGGCTTCTGATCGGCCCATGCTGATCGCCGCGCGCCTGCCCAGCCCCGACCCGGACGTTCGCGAGCGCTACCGCGTCGTCCTGCCGAGCGACGTCTCGCAGGTGGGGCACCTCGTCGAGGTCGTCGCCGAGTGCTGCTTCGGTCCCGACCCGGTGGCTGGCCGCGCGCACTTCCGCGTCTGCACCGTCGTCGCCGAGGCCGTCGCGAATGCGATGCTGTACGGCAATCGCAACGACCCCACGCTCCGCGTCGTCGTCGAAATCGAGCTGCACGCCACGCAGGTGATCATCGCCGTCACCGATGAGGGCGACGGCTTCGATCCGGAGGCACTGCCCGACCCCACCACGCCCGATGCCCTGGAACGCACCACCGGCCGCGGCCTCTACATGATCCGGCAGCTTGCCGATCACGTCGCCTTCAACGATCGAGGAAACACCATCTGGATGACGCTGCCCCGCTGCTGAGCCACCTCGGCGGGGCCCTCGCGCCGCTTGGCGCGCTGGCCGGTGCCACCCTGCGACTCTGGCAACTCGACGGCGAGCGGTGGCGCCTGCTTGCCGGTCCCGCCGCGGGCGCGACGGCGCCGCGCGCACCGCGCGCCGCCGGGCAGGACGCCGCGGCCTGGCTGGCATTGCCCGAGTCACCCGGGATGTTCCTCGAGGTCGTGCCGCTGGAGGGGCACCGCGACGACGACCTCCCGGCGCGGCTGCTCCCGATCGTCCAGATCATTCTCGATGCCGAGCGGAACGCCGTCGAACTCACCGGCGAACTCGCCGCGCGCTACGAAGAGATTGACCTCCTCTACACCATCGGCGAACTGTTGGGGCGGGCGCGGTCGGTGGACGACGTGGCCGCGCTGATTCTGCGCGAGGTAACCGCCGTCGTGGGCGCGCGGCGCGCGGCGCTGCGCATCTACGACGCCGAGACCAGGATGTTGAGCACCGTCGCCTCCCTCGGCGTGACGGACGAGACCGTCCCGCCGGCGGTCTCGGTGGACGAGGCCGATATCATCGTCTGCCGTGCCTTCCGCTCCGGCCGCATCGAGACCGGCGTGCAACCGACCTGGGTCCCGGGTGAAGTGCTCGCCGTACCGATCACCTACGCCACGTCGGGCGAGGCCAGCCGCGTCATCGGTACGTTGGCGCTGGCGGAGCGGAGCGGTGGGGGAGCGTTCACGCGCGAGGAAACCAAGCTGGTCGCGGCCGTGGCCACGCAGATCGGGGCCGCGCTGGAGAACGCACGGCTCGTGGCCTCCGAGCACGGCCGCCAGCGCCTCGAACGAGAACTCGAACTCGCCCACGACCTCCAGCTCAAGCTGATGCCGACACCGGCCGTGCTGCGGGGCGAGGCGGATGTCGCGGTGGAGTCCCGCGCGGCGGAGTCGCTCGGCGGTGACTTCTACACCTTTTCGCGGCTGGGCGTCGGACGCATCGGCGTGATGCTCGGCGACGTCTCGTCGCACGGCTTCTCGGCCGCGCTCATCGCCGCGCAGGTGATGGCCGCCGCGGGCATCTATGCCAACGCCACGACGCCGCCCGATGAGACGCTCGGGCTGTTGCGCGATTCGCTCGCCGACGAGCTCGCCACCACCGAGATGTATCTCACGACGTTTTACGGGGTGCTCGATCCCACGGCGGGGCGCCTGACGTACACCAACGCCGGCCATCCCTACGCGTTTCGCCTGCCGCGCTTCGGCCCGGCCGAACGGCTCGCGCCGACCGCGCCGCCGCTCGGCCTGGTGGACGAGTCGCGCTTCGGTCGACGCGTAGTGCCGTGGCACTTCGCCGCGGACACGTTGGTCCTCTTCACCGACGGCCTGATCGACCAGCCCAACGCCGAGGGCGAACGCTACGGGGAGGCGCGGATCATGGCACAGCTCGAGGAGGGCCGTGGCCAGACGCCAGAGCAGCTGGTCCGCGCGGTGATGGATGATGTGATGGAATGGGGTGGGGCACCCACCGACGACTGTACCCTGCTCGTGTTGCGCATGTGAGAGTCCGCGCCGACAAGTCGCTGGGGCAGCACTTTCTCACCAACCCCGAACTGCTCGCCAAGATCGCTGCGGCGAGTGAGGCGGGGGCCGGCGACGTGGTGCTGGAAATCGGCCCGGGTCCCGGGGCGCTCACCACGGCCCTGCTCGACACGGGGGCAACGGTCGTTGCCATCGAGCGCGACGCCAGGATGCTCACGGGCCTTGAGCGGCAGTTCGCCGGACGCGATTTCATCGTCGTGAATGGCGACGCGCTCGAGATGGACTGGCACGCGCTGGTGGCGCCGTGGGTCGCGCTCGGCCGCCGTTGGCGGGTGGTCGGCAACATCCCGTACTACATCACCTCGCCGCTCCTCGAGAAGGCGCTCACGGCGCCATTTCCTGCCTCGGTGACCTACCTGGTGCAGAAGGAAGTCGCCGACCGTGTCGTGGCGCCGGCCGGCCACGACGACTTCGGCGCGCTCTCGATCGGCATTCAGGCCGTCGCCGCCGCGCATCGCGGCTTCGTTGTCGGGCGCGGCGCCTTCACGCCACCGCCCAAGGTGGACTCCGCCGTGCTCCACCTGATTCCGCGTGCCGAGCCGCTGGTGGCCGGCGACCAGGTCCCCGCGTTCCGCAAGCTGGTGACGTCGCTCTTTTCGTATCGACGGAAGCGGATGCAACGCGCGCTGCGCGAGGCGACGGGGGTGGATGCGGAGACGGCTGGCGCGCAGTTGGAGGCCGCGGGCATCTCGCCGGATGTGCGGCCGGAGGTGGTGGGCGTGGAGGAGTGGGTGCGGTTGTTGGAAGTCGTTAGGCGTTAGTCGTTGGTCGTTAGGCATGTCATCCGGAGCGAAGCCTGCGAAGCGGGCGCAGTCGAAGGACCTCTCGCCGTGCGTTGGGAACCGAGGTCCTTCTGCTTCGCGCCTACGGCGCTTCGCTCAGGATGACACTCTAACGACTAACGACTCATGACTCACTTCTAGAAGATATTCCCCGGCGCCATCAACCCCTGCGGATCCAGCGCCTGCTTGATCCCCTGCATCACCTCCCGCTGTTGCGCCGTCAGCTGCATCCCCATCCAGCGGTGCTTGATCTTTCCGATACCATGCTCCGCTGCCACCGTGCCACCCATGGCGAGGATCGGACGCAGGATCGCCGCAATCGTCTCCTCGACGGCGTGCACCTGCTCGGCGTTGCGCGCCACGAAGTCCATGTGCGGATGGCCGTTCCCGGCGTGGCCGTAAATGGTCGGCACCGTCACGCCATGCTCTTCCACCGCCTGCCGCGCGATTCCGATCGCCTCGGCGAGCCGCGGATAGGGGACGGCCCAGTCGGTCGCGATGCGCCGGCCACCTTGCGCCGCGAACGCGTTGCCGCGTTCGAGCATCGTGGCGGGCACGGCGTGGCGGAGCAGCCGCGCCGTCCGGATCTTGGCGTCGTCATCAAAGACGAGGACGTCGTTGACGAGCGCCCCGTGCAGCTCGGCGAGCGAGAGCCATTCGTCGAAGTCAGGGGTCGCGTCGCCGCGCGATTCCTCCTCGGTGTAGACGAAGGCGTTGCCGGCGTGCCCCTGACCACCATCCTCGTTGCGGATGATCCGCAGCGCTTCGGCGTCGAGGAACTCCAGGCAGCGCGGCGCGATCGTGCCGAGCGCCATCGCCTCGCGCGCGGCCACCACGAACGCCAGCGCTTCGCGATCGCCGGGGAAGGGGAAGCCGATGCCAGTGACCCGCTCGGGCAGCGGCAGCAGCGAGAGCTCCGCGGCGACTACCACCCCAAGCGTTCCCTCGCTGCCGATGAACCAGTCGATCGGATCGTGGATGGCGGCGTAGCCGACGGTGTTCTTCTCGAGCCGGGTGCGCGAGATCTCGACCTGTTCGCCGCTCGGCAGCACCACACTCAGCCCACTGATGTGCCGCCGCGTGGCGCCGTAACGGAGTGACCTCGCGCCCGAGGCGTTGCAGGCGATCGCGCCGCCGAGGGCTGCCTCCTCCTCCGAGGTCGGGTCGATGGCGAAGAGCAGTCCTTCGGCTGCCAGCGCCCGCTTGAGGTCGCCCACCAGGATCCCGGGCTCCACCCGGGCCGTCCGCCGCACCGGGTCGATGTCGAGGATCTTGGCCATCCCCCGGAGGGAGAGCAGCGTGCCTCGGTCCGTGATCGAACCGCCCGTCATGCTGCTCTGACCCCCCGCCGGCGTCACCGGAGTCCCCTCCGCAGAGGCCTGCCGCATGACCTCGACCACCTCGGCGGCCGAGGCGGGCCGGGCGACGGCATCCGGGAGCATGGTGAGCCCGGAGGCGTCGGCACTGTACGCCTGCCGCACGGCGGCGTCGCGGGTCAGGCAGCTGGGATCGACAGTCATCAGGCGGGCTCCGTGGTGGAATGGCCCAAAGCTATCGCCGCCCCGTGCCCTTTGCCTTCCCCGGCGGCTCGGTTAGTCTGTCCCCCATGACGACCCCAGACTTCACCTCGCCGGAGGCCCCCAGCCCCGAGCAGCTCGCCAAGATCGCCGAGGCCGCCGACATCCTCGAGGCGATCGTGGCCGACCGCGCCGTCCTGGTCCACCTGACCGACGACGTGCGCCATCGGCTCCTGAATGCCGCGGCCAAGGTCTATGCCCCGGACGCCTTCTCGCGCCGGCAGTTGGTCAAGGCCGCGGCACGGAAGCGGAAGGCGGAGAAGGTCCACATCGAAGAGTCGGTGCTGGGCAGCACGGGGATCCGCCAGCTGCGGACGCGGCCGGGTGTTGCGACGCCGAACTATTTCCTGGCCA harbors:
- the coaD gene encoding pantetheine-phosphate adenylyltransferase produces the protein MTRIAIYPGSFDPPTRGHEDLIRRALTMVDRLIVAVAINPAKEPLFTVEERLAMLEEVTDRDPRIEYASFSGLLADFARKRNATIVVRGLRAVSDFEYEFQMAMMNRKLHGSLETVFLVPAVDLTYLSSSLVRTAARFGGNLDGLIHPAVAKALAKRFGR
- a CDS encoding STAS domain-containing protein, with translation MAFTETRDAGGVVVVAVEGQLIVANRQELKQLLQDALDRGDRRFVLDFTPTAYIDSSGLGALVSVNRKVREAGGELRLAGLNEDLRALFELTKLDTLFTIADTPAGALVGF
- a CDS encoding ATP-binding protein yields the protein MLIAARLPSPDPDVRERYRVVLPSDVSQVGHLVEVVAECCFGPDPVAGRAHFRVCTVVAEAVANAMLYGNRNDPTLRVVVEIELHATQVIIAVTDEGDGFDPEALPDPTTPDALERTTGRGLYMIRQLADHVAFNDRGNTIWMTLPRC
- a CDS encoding SpoIIE family protein phosphatase translates to MFLEVVPLEGHRDDDLPARLLPIVQIILDAERNAVELTGELAARYEEIDLLYTIGELLGRARSVDDVAALILREVTAVVGARRAALRIYDAETRMLSTVASLGVTDETVPPAVSVDEADIIVCRAFRSGRIETGVQPTWVPGEVLAVPITYATSGEASRVIGTLALAERSGGGAFTREETKLVAAVATQIGAALENARLVASEHGRQRLERELELAHDLQLKLMPTPAVLRGEADVAVESRAAESLGGDFYTFSRLGVGRIGVMLGDVSSHGFSAALIAAQVMAAAGIYANATTPPDETLGLLRDSLADELATTEMYLTTFYGVLDPTAGRLTYTNAGHPYAFRLPRFGPAERLAPTAPPLGLVDESRFGRRVVPWHFAADTLVLFTDGLIDQPNAEGERYGEARIMAQLEEGRGQTPEQLVRAVMDDVMEWGGAPTDDCTLLVLRM
- the rsmA gene encoding ribosomal RNA small subunit methyltransferase A, whose product is MRVRADKSLGQHFLTNPELLAKIAAASEAGAGDVVLEIGPGPGALTTALLDTGATVVAIERDARMLTGLERQFAGRDFIVVNGDALEMDWHALVAPWVALGRRWRVVGNIPYYITSPLLEKALTAPFPASVTYLVQKEVADRVVAPAGHDDFGALSIGIQAVAAAHRGFVVGRGAFTPPPKVDSAVLHLIPRAEPLVAGDQVPAFRKLVTSLFSYRRKRMQRALREATGVDAETAGAQLEAAGISPDVRPEVVGVEEWVRLLEVVRR
- a CDS encoding FAD-binding oxidoreductase gives rise to the protein MTVDPSCLTRDAAVRQAYSADASGLTMLPDAVARPASAAEVVEVMRQASAEGTPVTPAGGQSSMTGGSITDRGTLLSLRGMAKILDIDPVRRTARVEPGILVGDLKRALAAEGLLFAIDPTSEEEAALGGAIACNASGARSLRYGATRRHISGLSVVLPSGEQVEISRTRLEKNTVGYAAIHDPIDWFIGSEGTLGVVVAAELSLLPLPERVTGIGFPFPGDREALAFVVAAREAMALGTIAPRCLEFLDAEALRIIRNEDGGQGHAGNAFVYTEEESRGDATPDFDEWLSLAELHGALVNDVLVFDDDAKIRTARLLRHAVPATMLERGNAFAAQGGRRIATDWAVPYPRLAEAIGIARQAVEEHGVTVPTIYGHAGNGHPHMDFVARNAEQVHAVEETIAAILRPILAMGGTVAAEHGIGKIKHRWMGMQLTAQQREVMQGIKQALDPQGLMAPGNIF